From the Solea solea chromosome 7, fSolSol10.1, whole genome shotgun sequence genome, the window tttatttcataggATGACGTTTCTgcatttacatttctgtaatatgtaatattttgtTGAGTACACTCTTTTCATCGGTGTGTCTATATCTATTTCCACAGTCCTACACGACACAATCAAAAAAGGTATTTTTGGTCTTTTTGAAGTTacatactgtgcctttaaaagCCTACAATCAACAGCACAGTCCTCCTGGTTTGCATAACAGGAAATAAAGATTCAGGTAATGCTTGTAAGTTGTTTTATTCTTCATCAGTCTTTATATAAAACAGGCAAGGACCAGTTTGTCAAGGGCTTTGAACAGATCAGGTTTTTGTCTAAAACTTTTGATGCTGCCGTCACACCACTACACCATGGTACAAAACCCTGATTGATgcaattttttaaaattttgaaaTAGGAAAGGTCCTCACTTTGATCATCTTCCACTTTGACCCAGATAGTGTTATACTTAAATTTTAATCTAATACTTTAGGCTTAATAGGCCAAATGACTTAAATTATAGGCCTCGATGTCAGACTTTGTTTGTGCAATATTATCAGAGACACAGGAAAGAGCAATGAGGTTAATGATTTTAAACAGCGGGGCAGGGTACTGAgtctcctcactgtgtgtgaccACACAAGCATGTGATTTTATCTGCCTCTGCATTTCCTGCTGAAACCAAATTTGCAGCCACAGCACCGTCTCAAACACTACCCAGGTTAAAAGTATCGGCAACTCTGTGAatgtgaagtttaaatatctaaagaaataaatgtaaatcaatCCCAAGATTACTAGTTATAGTATCATAGATCAGTTTCAGCAGCTTTTATATCAGTTCTGCATCAGCAGAGTGTTCTGATCAGATCTGTTGCCTGATTtgagcacaggaagtgactcttctttttcctctgatAGTCGATCTGGCCCATAgggtgtgtctgtgcgtgtgtgtgtgtatgtactgcatgtgtgtgggacGCAGTTGTGTTTCATGAACTGCACCTCCCCTTCTTTAAGTGCTTACTCTGGCAGTGGCTTTCTACCACTGCTGTGGGATCTGctcttgtacacacacacgcagcaacGACAGATTTATGGCTTTTTACCCACATTCAAATAATGCCCAAACTACACACCAGGTCTCtggaaacaaaaagaagaaaagggattgtgctgcagcagagaggataaaaaaagactaaaagaaTGCAGGCCTGATTTGGAGACAGGACTTAACCAGGTCCAGGTGATCCACATAGAGTCCAACCGACTCAAACACCAAGAATCTTGCTGCATTGGTTATCTCCCAAAAAATAActgttgtgtttgctttgtctTTAAATTACACAAAAGTGCATTTCTATATAGCATTTTGACCCGATGGGTCACCTGGGTTTAAGCTTTGAGAGAATCCAGGTTATGAGGAGGTCAGGCAACTTGTTTTAAGCACCCATTACCTCCTAAATGAAAGTCTGGCATGAAGCgaaatgacaataaacaaacaaaatggcaaAGAGAGAAGATGTGTGTTAAAGTTACCTTAAATTCTCTTTCAATGATTCAAGGTCCAACCTGTGCTCTGGGAAAGGGCCACTGAGGGAAAGCTCTGCTGTTCAGTGTCGCTCTGCAAAATCACACAACACGAGGACATTAAACTAAACAGAAGATTTAAATATGATACGCCGCTAACAAACAGATACCAGGTGGACAAGAAACAGACAACATGGCTCCAGGGCagataaaatgtgtttgaattcagaaaaaaaaagaaaaagagaacttAAATATTTAATGCAATTCAACACAGAAAATATTTTACACCTTACTTTGGACACCGTTTATCGTTTTACAGTcttgaaaaaataaacagtgaaagTGAGTTTCAAATTTAGTCAGCAATGTTTAACACCAGCACAAGTTTGCATCTGACTCCATCACACAAGCCGAAAACTCCACGTCTCCTCACAAACACCGTTAAAGCAGAAAATAATCCTCACCCTGGCAGGaatttttgaaaatgtggcttttttttttctttctttttttaagtagcATGTATTAAAGGTTAAAACTCAAAATTACCCACCCACATGTGGACTGAGTTTAAGAGCAGCACAGGTGATGAATGGCAATCAGAGTAATGAGTGGCAGGTGTGTGGGAAGGTTGGCAGGAGCAGGAAAGTGGGTCACGTTCAGCTCGGATACTTACACCTAACAGATAACACTCAGGTTAACggacacatttttcaaatctgattcaGTGTCTTTCACCTGAGCATGACTgcccaacaaaagacaaaaacaaaaggcaacaaGAGAAAACATCATATTTTAGAAACCACTCCATACTGAAACAGAATGCATGTAAAAataagacaagataagataCTGTACAACTCAATAATGTTGACACTAACCCCATTACGTATTATGTATAGACAGTAAAAGCTGCATGGATTCTGATACGACTTCTCTGTTGGCCACATATGTATCAGGACCACACACTGAAGTGATACagatctgatttgaaaatgatttgaatTGATTATCAGATTCATGTGCCCACACAGGcttgaaaaaaagaatcaactTACGTCATTACGTGATAGTTTATTGTTAGAACAATATGTGTTTCATCTTATAATCTGAGTTTATTGTTAGAGCAATATACATTTCATGTTAAACTAAACTTGGAGTGCCCTCATACTTACAGTAAAACCACtgaaatgaattaaattaaGGAAGGATTAAATATCTTCTAAGGACAAGTGTTTCCTTATGAAACCCTTACCAGAAGTGATAAAGGAAATCTGAACGCAAGCACATTAAATACcataaaaaatgatgaaaatagaTCAGACTTGACATACGTACGTTTGAGAAAGGGATGTGGAATATATTGTTGTGAATATAGTGGCTACACCATTGTTATCAGTTCCTCCATCATGTACGTCTATATTTACACATATCACCTTTAAAGAGGAATTTCAACTCATTCCATGATGAGAACTCACAGTTTAAGACAGATGCTGAGAAGAGTTCTGAGTGTGATGTGGGCTGAGCCTACAGGAGGTCAGGTGGAGGTGTATGCAGACTGCAGGGTATTTCTCTGATACTCCCTGGTGCACTGTGACCTTCAGAACAAGGACACTGATAAGAGCCCTCACCCCTCACCACACCCCTGTGCACACTTACAGACAATTCCTTCAGCTTCCACGACATTGACAAACTTTGCTTCATTGTACAAGTGGAATCAACACCAGAGACGTTCTCACTTTTGAGAGAAATACACGTTCATATCCTGCGTACCTTCCACATGCAGATACTGCATATTTAGACAGGGcttgtttgcactgcagctatCGCATGTGGTCTCAGTTATTAACCTCCCACGGTAACCAGTGAGACAGATTAATCATCCGCGCGCACACACTACTGAGGCAGCTGTACAACTGTTCTTTAGCACCACATACTTTAGCTGGACGCACCCAAACATTATTACATAATATTTCATCTTCCTGTGgtctcaagtcaagtcaagtagttttatttgtcaaatgtactatatgtacgacatacagcacagatgaaatttcaGTCCACTCAGAGCCACGGTGCAAAACAGGcagttacataaataaacataaacataaataaacaatcaacaatcaacagacatgaaataaacaatcaacaagacGAGAATCTTCTAACAAGAGAAGATTAGTGAGGtagtgcagtttagtgcaaaTAGTAGTGCAGTTTGGTGTCTAAATAAAGTTATTGTTAAGTGCATAAAGCAACAGAGCCTGGAGCCTGTacccacaaaaaaataataaacacttgAAAATGCATCAATATGTCAACCCTGTTTTGTGACATAACTTTCACTCAggatttttttatacatttggaATTGCCCTGGTGATCCATGGTTTGAGTGTGTGTACCTTTTATTATGTGGACTCGACATGCTTGACCATAACAGTAGCACTGCCCATTAATGCATCACGGTTACAAGCATAGAATTGAatttttgagtgttttgaaCAACCGAGATAATTAGTAATCATGTACATGATAATGATTAATTGCCAGAGGGAACAAAAATAGACAACAAGACAGCAATTCCCACAATCCCATGCTGTTTCCTGGTGAGATCAAACTATatcttgtgttattgttttaatgttgaggGACCCCTatcagcagaaatgacatactgtgtatTTAAAACGACTTCTACATCCAGTAGTCCTGATGAGTCACCAAGTTGTAATCAGGGGAATTGAGACTCTTTCACACCCACTCTTCACTCTGAACCTCTGTCCTTGCACTAAAGAAGTTTGAAGAATGGACGGAAACTCACACAAATCATGGGATACAAGTTAAACAAAGATGTCATTCACTTTAGTTGAAATATTTGCAAGCAAATAATATACCTGAGGTGAAGAGAGGACCAAAACTTGTAGTAACACAACTCAGCTGGAGTTAATGCTcacatcctgtttgttttgataaatAGAATATTTGCTTCATATTTCTGTTAAGTACTGCTCGTTGTCAGACATCTGCTTTCATCAAGGCGCGTTTGCTACAGCCAGCGACACCACAACCAGCAAAGGTTTTAGGTCTTATCTTTATCTGTTGAAAGACGGCGGTTACAGTAAATGGAAACATGCAGGTTTTATCAGTTTCACTTGAATACAGAGGCTCCTACAAGACAGATACAAATACACAGTGGAGATAATCCAAGTACTCCCACTGATTTCCAGAGAACATCTCCCACCGTCAGCCTCTCCATCATGCCCATCCTGTCCTCTTCCTCAGCTTCAGTAAGCATTGTTCACATTGATTAAAGAAAAATGGGTTTCACAACCTTTGTACACAACCATGAAATGAGTGGATGACAAGATTATGCTCCAAGTCCTGAACTTTTCACTCATCTGTCAGATAGAAGTACAATGAGAAAGCTGCAGCAGTTGATATGGTGTCTTCCACTTTCAATCATTCATCCACACGTCTTTACCGTGTCTGTCATTCTTTAACTACTACAGACCTGAGATACAGGGCCTCTGTTTACTCTCCCCTCACCCAAACAGATGAGAGTGCTACCGGGGCCGAGGAAGTTGAATGATTAAGCTGAGGCCGTGTACATGCCAaggctgtttcttttttttctttttttttgggccGTTAAAACTAGGAGGGACAGAAGACAGTTTGAACTCTTCCCTGGCCAATAACGATGTAACTCCACCTTCTGTGCTGGAAAAATGCCCTGTTTATATGTGCGACCAGCTCTCCAGGGAACACTCACTCCATCAGCTTCTGTTGTCTGAGATAGAGAGGAACTTTATCAGCTTAAACATTGTTCAAACATGCCGTCGTTGGGACTGGAGATACTTGGCGTGACTCTGGCCGTCCTGGGATGGATGTCGGCCATCATATCCTGCGCCTTGCCCATGTGGAGAGTGTCAGCGTTCATTGGCGTGAACATAGTTACAGCGCAGATCACCTGGGAAGGCATCTGGATGAACTGTGTGGTGCAGAGCACTGGACAGATGCAGTGTAAAATCCATGACTCCATGTTGGCTCTAACCGCTGACCTTCAGGCTGCCCGTGCCCTCACCATCATCTCCATCGTGTTGGGAATCTTGGGAGTCCTGGTGGCCATTATGGGGGCAAAGTGCACCAACTGTGTGGATGAGGAGACAGCCAAGGCTCGAGTGATGATAGCAGCCGGGGTGGCCTTCATTTTGGCTTCTCTGACCCATCTGATCCCAGTGTCATGGTCGGCCCACACGATCATCATGGAGTTCTACAATCCGATCATACCTGAGGCACAGAAGAGGGAGATTGGGGCTGCTCTGTACCTTGGCTGGGCTGCAGCCGCATTTCTGCTCCTGGGAGGCGGCATCCTCTGCTCCAGTTGCCCCCCGCAACCTGAGAAGAAGTACGGGCCTCCATCAAGGATGATGTACTCGCAAACCAGGTCCATCGCCCCAAGTGGCTACAACAGGAGAGACTATGTGTGAACATGCACCTGCTCATTTCTCACACTTCATGGACAAAAGTGAAAACTGGAAAGTCATTTTTTACTCACTGATTCATCTGTCTTCATGAAATGTATGAAAGCTCACATCACCATGTTTTCCCTTTTCTACAGAAcctccttttttatttgtgtgtttgcaacTTTGTCACTGTTGGTGGATCTGAGGCGACCAAACATATGGTAAtaaatgtgctgctgcctttatattttatactttataaaCTGAATTGCATACTTTGTCGCGTGATTATAGAAAAGGAATCTcttttatatattgttttgaGTTATATTTACTGTTTAATGAAGAATCCTCAGGATTGACTGAGAAATCTGAGGTCGAGAAGACACATGATGCATTTTTCTGTGAAATAAACATGCTGTAAATCACTTTCTCTCAAATGTTTGACATTGATTTTGACATCTACATCTACACAGACACCTGATATTTCAAAGATTAAGGACAATATTTCAATGTGtaacttgttctttgtgctctgGATTTTGCTGGGACCTCATGAGTAACCTGACCTCTCACAGTCATACCCAAGGAGTCATCCATTTGTCTATAATCTTCATTTGGAAAAAATGACATCCATTGGGGAAAATGGAACAACTTAtcaaaggagaagaaagaaaaacatccagtAAGATGTTTATGGTACAGAGAAAAGTGCACCCTGCATGCCCAGCCATTAGTGACAAGTGGGGGTTTATTCACCTGCGTGTCTCCCATATGTCTGTTGGGGTCTCTGATAACAAGAACCACTGCTTTGTcagcttccacacacacaactatcTGGACTGGCCCCTCCAAACAATGGAACCATTTCATGTCAGAGGGGGAGTCTGCATGGTGGGGGTGGGTTAGAGTCAAGAGGATGGGGAGGGGGTGGCATTTCTCAGCCCCAGCCTCTGAAGAATTTCAAGGGCAGTCTGCAGACAGAGAGACTCATCAGAGCTGTCCAAACTTAATCCCACTGTCAGTTGAAGACCTTGTAACTTCAGGTGGAGTTTGTATTCCTGCAAAGTCAAAGAAAGTTTGAAAGAAAGTATGACCTCATGAACTATTCCACAGTCCAACtggaaagtgattttttttttatcgtccGTTTTCACTGGTATTTTGGCTTGGGTAAAGGTTTTTTGCCACACAGCAGAGATAAGACGGTTGGGAGGCTTTTACAGAGAAATCAGACAAGTCAGACATTCTTCTTTTATAAGTCACTGAAAAAATTAAAACGGCAGAAAAAAACCTGGACTCATTATGTGGTGATCTACAAGTTACTTATGGCTGAAACAAgttgtgattgattgatttacagCTGCGTGATAAACCATCGGGTGTGAGAAAGGGGGATTTCATCAATTCACCTGATGGATTTTCAGAAAACGTCTTTCATTAGCATGATAAAGACGGTGGTTTATTTGATAACAAAGATAAGTTCCTTTTGTACCAGAGAGGATGTAGTTAATCTTTGTTTGCATACTGAGCTtccattttttaaatgcatgttttttcttACAGGGCTCCTAAAAAAACAAGGTGGTAGAAGTACGGCCTACGGGCTTAATAAGTACAGATAAAAGGTTTTTATTCAGAGGCTACgaaaaccaaactatttttaatttccaaatgattatacacttattagTAATATAATGTTGGCAGATACACAGGGATCAATCAACAAAAATTGAACGCgctatttaaaataattttttaacACACTTGAGCAGCACCTCTTCTACGGAATCTGCCATGTTGTACCGTCATGTATTCACATTGTTGCAATATGCAATATGCTTTGCCCCTTTTTGGTGCCACAAAACCCTTAACACTTATCCTTTAGATTGAGATAAAGTCAAGACTGAAGTTAAATGAAATGGTCAAATCATATTTCAgttgcttttttgtgtgtcagttGATATAAACGTAACGGtgtacagtaaacatgtgaataaTATCAAATTGATTTTGTGTTATCAGCCAATATGGTATTGTGAGGAAACTGTCATTTTACACACTTGTGTCAATAATCTACCATTTTACTTAGTGATAAGtatacaaataaagaaaaaagctcTCTTGTTTGGTTATAATAACACATGTAAAACTTGTGTGCCCTTTCAGCTGTGAAGAGCCTCTTTGTGGCCAGGCCCACTGGAAAGCTGGCCATGTAAGCTGATAGCAGAGACTGTTCAGGTCCTTCCTCCCTTTCTGGTGATGTCAGCTCATCCAAGGACTCCTCCCCTCCCACCTGATCTGCCTTATAAAGGATACTGGTGAAGGAGCTGCAGCAGATGATCACACTCTCACAGATGCAGAGCCTGAAATTAACTTAACTGCCATTTGAGTCTGTGGGTCTGACTCTTCCCTTGTCTGTGGTTCCTCACAAGTGTGACACACTTTCAGCaccagcagaagaagaggaagacgagtCAGCATGTCTGTCGGTCTGGAGTTGATAGGCATCTCTCTGGGTATTTTGGGATGGATTATTGCGATTGTGGCGTGCGCCCTCCCCATGTGGAGGGTGACGGCCTTCATCGGCAGCAACATCGTGACGGCACAGATCATCTGGGAAGGCCTGTGGATGACCTGCGTTGTCCAGAGCACGGGACAGATGCAGTGTAAGGTCTACGACTCCATGCTGGCTCTCTCCCAAGACCTCCAGGCCGCCCGCGCCCTCACCGTCATCTCCATCCTGTTGGCCATTCTGGCCGTGCTCATTGCCATTGCTGGGGCCAAGTGCACTAACTGCATTGAAGACGAGGCCTCCAAGTCCAAGGTGATGATCATCTCTGGTGTCTTCTTCATCGTATCCGGAGTGATGCAGCTCATCCCAGTGTCGTGGTCTGCCAACACCATCATCAGGGACTTCTACAACCCTTTACTCACCGATGCTCAGCGCAGGGAGCTGGGGGCGGCGCTGTACATCGGCTGGGCGGCTGCTGCCCTCCTCATCCTTGGTGGTGgactcctctgctgctcctgtcCGCCACGCGAGACCAGATATAACCCCTCGAGAATGGCTTACTCTGCCCCGCGGTCTGCAGGTGGCCCCGCGTTGGAAAGGAAAGACTATGTTTAAATGGAGAAAATGGAAGAATAAAGATTGTCCAAACTAACCCGAGGGTGCGTTGAGGAACAAAGAGACTCCACATTGAAGGATGCGTTTGAATTTGCCTGTAATATTGAGTGTCATTAAATTAggccctttgttttttttagtgactGAGACAGTATGCACAGGATATGTGACATttgagtggatttttttttttaatatcaatataaagaaaatgttttttaacatttaacacattaaaTATTATCATAACTGTACAatcacaattcttttttttaatgtttacagCTCAGCTTTTATAACAACCATCATTACTGCTTCATAATAAAGCACTTGTGTTAAATGATCATGAAAAGCATCTTTTAAACTGtttgtaaatactgtatgaaTATCATGAAGAACCCGTAACAGTCGTGACTTTTGGTGGGAGGAGTGGAGATGGCTGAGGACGTGGCAGAGGACTCTGAATCATTTACAGTGTCCactgaagcaaaacaaaagccCCCGGGTCTACCTAAAACAAttattgtctttgtgttttatgttccACTGCTGTACGTGTAACTcacaagtttttttgttttgttttttaataaacatgactttttttttagatactgcTTGTATTATCTTCTCTTTTTATGTCTATAAGATGGTCCACTCTGGCTTTTTGCGACAGCATGAGTCAGTGAACTTCAGGTAACAGTAAATGACGGTGCCAGGTGCCTTTGTAAAAGGAACCCTGACATTCAATCTGGAGAGCTACGTTACCACCACCTGGCAATTTATCCACACACGCTCAAAACAGTTAGCCACAGGATTAGTTGACGGGCGGAGGTGAGAAGTGTGAGCAGGTAGGAGTGGAAGTCGAAGTCGACAGGTTACATGATTTGTTTCGTCTCCAAACCGTTTAGACTGATTATCACTCTTGGTACTTGGCTGTGCTTTCGTTCCTAAACCTTTGCCGCATATTTATACCGTTACATATCTGTGGGAGCCACCGTGTATCACTGTGCTGCTCTTCTGCTGTCGGCCAATCAACCCAGAGTAAATTAGAAGTGCCTAGCAACATCATGTTCCAAGGAAACAACCCATAAACCATGAGGCAAGGCACGGCCGTTTTATTTGAACTTTGAtaacgtgtttgtttttatgcttgTAAACCGTTTTTCATGAAAAATGAAGATACTGTACATTGTTTATTATGTTCTATCACACGTGAAGGCAGACTCAATGCAACAATAACTaaaaacattaactaaaacttttaatttgtttttaattaaatttggaGCAGAGTATATGAGGTAAAAAAGATTAATAAACAAAACTTTAAACTGGTTAGGCCATgagttaaaaaaagtaaaacataaaatagaaTACATTTTCATGGGTTTTATTGTTGATATGATTATAAAGAAGTCTCATTGAGATTTAAATATCATTTACAGCAGGTATGATGATGAAGGTGTGACCTCAGATTTTGTTGAATAGTTTGAGTTGAAAGCACAAAAGAACAGAAAGGTTGCAGAGGACGTTTTGTTTCTAAGACCATCTGGGAGTTGCTCTGTTCTCACactctctttaactctttaaCTTTCCAACAGCTCATTCAAAAACACTGGTCATCTGTTCATTGGTTTTCAaggcaaacacacagtcacaccccATGACGACGACTGCTTCAAAAATCATGAATATCTCATGGTAAATATGTTAATGCCATATCACGTTACACTCCAGGTTTTGTCACTCACTCCCATATCAGTGTCGCTGTTTGACATCTGGTCCTGATCACAGTAATTACACATTAGTGCTCATTTTAAATTCTATTGAgaataatagatttttttttaattattactattactgttgttattatagatattccattttgttttgtggtcaGGCATGAACAGAGAAAACAATATATAGTCTATtgtgtaaataatatatatCTAACTCATGAGTTATGATTATTGATACGCtgacaccaaaaaaaatcaacattttaactaaaaaaaaccacatttcaCTGCCAGTTTGAATTCACTCAAGACAGTGATGAAAACTATTGTATGCTTCAGTGAGACAGATGGCTTTATGTATTGTTATTCAGCTGTTTTTATgtattatcacagaatcataaTTTATCTTTATCAAGATTTATCCCACAGAACAGcacaattacaaaataataaataattttgtatccccATCACTGAGGAATAGAAATCACTTTCCTGTGTTTGGTTAAGGAATGAAGAAAGTAGTAATTGTGGAGTGAATATATTACCATCCTTCAAGAAAAATCACATACTGGTGGTCAAGAGTGAAAGCCCATGTGTCACTTTTCTATCCCCATTATTACACTGTGCAAACATGTACTTGCTCCATGTTTTAATTTCTCTACTGttgctttgttgtttgtttttgcttgtcTAAGTTTTCCTGAAATTCAAAAGCTGACAATCATTGACCAACAAGATCATGCAGCAAACAGTGACCAGGTTAACTAAAGGATCCCATGGAAACTGGACCTCATCAAATACCTAAGGCTGGGTGACTGAGTCAGGAAAGACATTCTGAGAGTTTCTGCGGTCATGCTCCACTAGCTCTGGCCAAACTGTGGTCACGTGACTGATACTGGGGAATGTGAAGGGCAGGGAGGTTGCCTGGCACCTGAAGTCAGAAAAGAGAAAGCAgacaccccccaccccctacTCCCACCTGAGAATAACAGACTCACTGTGTGTACTCAGTGGGAACGGAAACCCACTGAGGTTCCTCACCTGAGATTGAAAAAAGCTTCAcatatttgcttatttttcGTCACATCGTGTCCATAACAGTTTTGAGTGTTGACctaatgttaaaaacacaaacacacttgcacAGCAGTGTAAGGTTTGTTGGCTGTGAATCCGTCAGTCAGGGTTTGTAACGGCCATTAAACCCATGACGGCTGTTAGAGTTTGAAATCTGGTCAAAGCTGTGAGTGTTGACACAGAAACAGGACAATATAACAGGCTGACAGTAAAGACTGGTGAGACACAGCGGTCCCATTGTGGTGTTGACTTTACTTCACGATTGTCCTAAAAGCTGTAGTTAGCAATTTTATTGTGTGGTTAATATTATTTACATACATCTTAAGAGCTAGAGCACAGGTGTTGGAGAGGCCCAGGTAAGGACTGTATGTGATGCCAGGTGAGTGATATCGGTAAGAACACCAATGAAGCAGTTCTTCCTTTAACGTCACTTTACTTCCAGTTGGGTTACGGTTAGAGCAACTTGCAACTCGCAACTCGGCATGTGTGTAAACAAGTATGGTCTTGACATCACACAGCATAACACAACATATTATTAAACATGTCAGCTAACCAACAATATAACACAACAGCAAATAGCAATAGTCATAATATTTATAGGAATTTATATTCTTACTGAGTCTGTATAGACAATATTCACTAAATGTATTTACGCATCTACCTGCAATGTTCAATACTTCTCTAGCTTTCATTCACTATATATAATGTCCATAACTTTTTCTGTACATAATGTACATACACTATagtcctttttttctgtttttacctttctttaatcccttgtttgttttgtgttgtctaaTTTTGCTGTCTGCACACATCTGtctaaaatatttttgttgctGTAATAAGTGAATTTCCCCTTTGAGGGATAAATAaagattatcttatcttaaatgaCATGTTAGCCAGCTAGCGCGCTAACCGCTAGCACGAACTTGGTAATCGCTAACACTCATGGTAGCAACTTAATACAACAC encodes:
- the LOC131462345 gene encoding claudin-3-like, coding for MPSLGLEILGVTLAVLGWMSAIISCALPMWRVSAFIGVNIVTAQITWEGIWMNCVVQSTGQMQCKIHDSMLALTADLQAARALTIISIVLGILGVLVAIMGAKCTNCVDEETAKARVMIAAGVAFILASLTHLIPVSWSAHTIIMEFYNPIIPEAQKREIGAALGRRVSMSVGLELIGISLGILGWIIAIVACALPMWRVTAFIGSNIVTAQIIWEGLWMTCVVQSTGQMQCKVYDSMLALSQDLQAARALTVISILLAILAVLIAIAGAKCTNCIEDEASKSKVMIISGVFFIVSGVMQLIPVSWSANTIIRDFYNPLLTDAQRRELGAALYIGWAAAALLILGGGLLCCSCPPRETRYNPSRMAYSAPRSAGGPALERKDYV